A region from the Lolium perenne isolate Kyuss_39 chromosome 4, Kyuss_2.0, whole genome shotgun sequence genome encodes:
- the LOC127296682 gene encoding uncharacterized protein isoform X4 has product MALSGGPASAAPLSHGQAAEAELFEDAVEGSPTASAPPVPWRDGEAAAVVSSSPPSVSIPQGDVAAEEEAYESPSASGHPAINGAEEESPSVSELRDGLGRLGVGSVSPPGQRARGTEEGNSTAPSGAASPGMEDSKPRSASAPPSPGPPGASSSSSSPVPQIRQHARHVRTSSFQRFRQQMQRAWKWGPVGGAERSPREHLLRTTVNIEAMANQKRQWYQLHSKALDQKQFKEPASLFEHFFVVGLHSYANVTVIEDAFAKKKAVDIRQDQYHGPIPTMEPQILFQYPPGKGVEIREADLPSFCFPEGVKAHLVERTPSMSDLNEVIFGQVKFGFSRIWQPLATVEHLCRDDLSFIFSLKVSDNAPLYGVCLHVQEIVQRAPGILGAVSPLNQTSYKPSRFLVSAPRCYCLLTRVPFFELHYAMLNSIIAQERLDRITQFASEIALAEPVPRSLKEQDLFKADFESSNGLLYSDWMEYAVPVNSISGIVSSSRLTSERDAASYLFRSWEPNSPESISASETSDSSYAKEFEKEGRHSFQQFEDCISENTESRCDSFGSASSTYENGHMSPDLLSTDSLMSRRLGRTQSMESLQSSVKCAGSDEEEDEVNMKNETIVDDYKVMGWAKAHNNESLQIVCGYHALPVPPRGGEIVFQPLEHLQPVKYSRPGLSLLGLGDTNLDNDLTSPETNVVVVNACLVAAEEALALSVWTMATVCRALSLESMLALLTGVLLEKQIVVICPNLGVVSAIVLSVIPMIRPFQWQSLLLPVLPRKLIDFIDAPVPFIVVTISQTFRDYICFLLQAGIQYKPPDIKMKASSLVRVNVQKDQVKGNLLPQLPRYKELISDLSPIHARLSC; this is encoded by the exons ATGGCGCTCTCCGGCGGCCCCGCCTCGGCGGCGCCGCTGTCCCACGGgcaggcggcggaggcggagctgTTTGAGGATGCGGTGGAGGGGTCGCCGACCGCCTCGGCGCCGCCAGTACCATGGCGCGATGGCGAGGCTGCAGCGGTGGtctcgtcgtcgccgccgtcaGTGTCGATACCGCAGGGCGACGTCGCGGCTGAAGAGGAAGCCTACGAGTCACCCTCGGCGTCAGGACATCCGGCAATTAACGGGGCGGAGGAGGAGTCGCCTTCGGTTTCTGAATTGCGAGACGGGCTGGGCAGACTGGGCGTGGGAAGCGTCTCTCCGCCGGGCCAGCGCGCGAGGGGCACGGAGGAGGGGAATTCGACGGCCCCCTCGGGGGCAGCATCCCCGGGGATGGAGGATTCGAAGCCCAGGTCCGCGTCAGCGCCGCCTTCGCCCGGGCCGCCgggtgcgtcgtcgtcgtcgtcgtcgcccgtGCCGCAGATTAGGCAGCACGCGCGGCACGTGCGGACCAGCAGCTTCCAGCGGTTCCGGCAGCAGATGCAGCGCGCCTGGAAGTGGGGGCCAGTTGGAGGTGCTGAGAGGAGCCCCAGGGAGCACTTGCTGCGGACCACGGTGAACATCGAGGCCATGGCGAATCAGAAGCGGCAGTGGTATCAACTCCATTCCAAGGCTCTG GATCAGAAGCAATTTAAGGAACCGGCATCACTGTTTGAACATTTTTTTGTAGTTGGACTTCATTCTTATGCAAATGTGACAGTCATTGAGGATGCTTTTGCAAAAAAGAAAGCTGTTGATATTAGACAAGATCAGTATCATGGACCAATACCAACCATGGAACCACAG ATTCTTTTCCAATATCCACCTGGAAAGGGAGTGGAAATCAGGGAGGCCGATTTGCCCTCTTTCTGTTTTCCTGAAGGCGTAAAG GCTCACTTAGTAGAGAGGACTCCTTCCATGAGTGATCTAAATGAAGTGATATTTGGGCAGGTGAAATTTGGTTTTAGCAGGATATGGCAACCTCTTGCTACTGTG GAACATCTGTGTCGAGATGATCTGTCCTTTATCTTCTCCCTAAAG GTATCAGACAATGCACCACTCTATGGTGTTTGCCTTCATGTCCAGGAAATTGTTCAAAGAGCTCCTGGTATACTAGGAGCAGTCTCACCCTTGAACCAGACTTCCTACAAGCCAAGCCGTTTCTTGGTTTCTGCACCGCGTTGTTATTGTTTACTTACAAGGGTACCCTTTTTTGAGCTACATTATGCGATGTTAAACAG CATAATTGCACAGGAGAGGCTTGACAGGATAACACAGTTTGCCAGTGAAATTGCTCTGGCAGAGCCTGTCCCTCGCTCCTTGAAAGAACAAGATCTATTTAAAGCGGATTTTGAATCTTCAAATGGGCTTTTGTACAGTGACTGGATGGAGTATGCTGTGCCTGTCAACAGTATATCAGGTATTGTTTCTTCATCGAGGCTTACATCAGAAAGAGACGCCGCTTCCTATTTATTCAGGAGTTGGGAACCTAATTCTCCTGAAAGTATATCGGCTAGTGAGACTTCAGATTCTAGTTACGCAAAAGAATTTGAGAAGGAAGGAAGACATAGTTTCCAACAATTCGAAGACTGTATATCAGAGAATACGGAATCCCGTTGTGATAGCTTTGGAAGTGCAAGTAGTACTTATGAGAATGGACATATGTCCCCAGATCTTCTGTCCACTGATTCTCTTATGTCTAGAAGATTAGGACGCACACAGAGCATGGAGTCTTTGCAGAG TTCAGTCAAATGTGCTGggtcagatgaagaagaggatgaagtAAACATGAAGAATGAAACTATTGTTGATGATTACAAAGTTATGGGATGGGCCAAG GCACACAATAACGAATCTCTACAAATTGTTTGTGGTTACCATGCCCTTCCTGTGCCACCTCGTGGAGGAGAAATTGTCTTCCAACCTCTCGAACATCTCCAGCCTGTTAAATACTCCCGGCCCGGCTTATCATTATTGGGGTTAGGAGACACAAATCTGGACAATGATTTGACTTCGCCAGAAACAAATGTG GTCGTTGTCAATGCCTGCTTGGTTGCTGCAGAAGAAGCTCTTGCATTATCAGTATGGACTATGGCTACAGTTTGTCGTGCTTTATCCCTGGAAAGT ATGCTAGCATTATTAACTGGAGTTCTGCTGGAGAAGCAAATAGTAGTAATATGCCCAAATCTG GGTGTAGTGTCAGCTATCGTTTTGTCGGTTATACCAATGATAAGGCCATTCCAGTGGCAAAGTTTGCTGCTCCCT GTTCTACCAAGAAAATTGATTGATTTCATTGATGCCCCTGTCCCTTTTATT GTTGTCACTATTAGCCAAACTTTCAGGGATTATATATGTTTTCTTCTACAGGCTGGTATCCAATATAAACCCCCTGATATCAAGATGAAAGCGTCCAGTCTTGTCAGAGTCAATGTACAGAAAGATCAG GTCAAGGGAAATTTATTGCCTCAACTTCCGCGTTACAAGGAGCTTATTTCAGATCTCAGTCCaattcatgctagactttcat GCTAA
- the LOC127296682 gene encoding uncharacterized protein isoform X2, which yields MALSGGPASAAPLSHGQAAEAELFEDAVEGSPTASAPPVPWRDGEAAAVVSSSPPSVSIPQGDVAAEEEAYESPSASGHPAINGAEEESPSVSELRDGLGRLGVGSVSPPGQRARGTEEGNSTAPSGAASPGMEDSKPRSASAPPSPGPPGASSSSSSPVPQIRQHARHVRTSSFQRFRQQMQRAWKWGPVGGAERSPREHLLRTTVNIEAMANQKRQWYQLHSKALDQKQFKEPASLFEHFFVVGLHSYANVTVIEDAFAKKKAVDIRQDQYHGPIPTMEPQILFQYPPGKGVEIREADLPSFCFPEGVKAHLVERTPSMSDLNEVIFGQEHLCRDDLSFIFSLKVSDNAPLYGVCLHVQEIVQRAPGILGAVSPLNQTSYKPSRFLVSAPRCYCLLTRVPFFELHYAMLNSIIAQERLDRITQFASEIALAEPVPRSLKEQDLFKADFESSNGLLYSDWMEYAVPVNSISGIVSSSRLTSERDAASYLFRSWEPNSPESISASETSDSSYAKEFEKEGRHSFQQFEDCISENTESRCDSFGSASSTYENGHMSPDLLSTDSLMSRRLGRTQSMESLQSSVKCAGSDEEEDEVNMKNETIVDDYKVMGWAKAHNNESLQIVCGYHALPVPPRGGEIVFQPLEHLQPVKYSRPGLSLLGLGDTNLDNDLTSPETNVVVVNACLVAAEEALALSVWTMATVCRALSLESMLALLTGVLLEKQIVVICPNLGVVSAIVLSVIPMIRPFQWQSLLLPVLPRKLIDFIDAPVPFIVVTISQTFRDYICFLLQAGIQYKPPDIKMKASSLVRVNVQKDQVKGNLLPQLPRYKELISDLSPIHARLSCENALAKKHPIYKCNEVQAKASWQFFNVLRTYLESLCSDLRYHTITNVQSDNDRVSLLLKDSFIDSFPSKERPFMKLFVETQMFSVLSDSRLSTFENEHTQVFVSAGDQNK from the exons ATGGCGCTCTCCGGCGGCCCCGCCTCGGCGGCGCCGCTGTCCCACGGgcaggcggcggaggcggagctgTTTGAGGATGCGGTGGAGGGGTCGCCGACCGCCTCGGCGCCGCCAGTACCATGGCGCGATGGCGAGGCTGCAGCGGTGGtctcgtcgtcgccgccgtcaGTGTCGATACCGCAGGGCGACGTCGCGGCTGAAGAGGAAGCCTACGAGTCACCCTCGGCGTCAGGACATCCGGCAATTAACGGGGCGGAGGAGGAGTCGCCTTCGGTTTCTGAATTGCGAGACGGGCTGGGCAGACTGGGCGTGGGAAGCGTCTCTCCGCCGGGCCAGCGCGCGAGGGGCACGGAGGAGGGGAATTCGACGGCCCCCTCGGGGGCAGCATCCCCGGGGATGGAGGATTCGAAGCCCAGGTCCGCGTCAGCGCCGCCTTCGCCCGGGCCGCCgggtgcgtcgtcgtcgtcgtcgtcgcccgtGCCGCAGATTAGGCAGCACGCGCGGCACGTGCGGACCAGCAGCTTCCAGCGGTTCCGGCAGCAGATGCAGCGCGCCTGGAAGTGGGGGCCAGTTGGAGGTGCTGAGAGGAGCCCCAGGGAGCACTTGCTGCGGACCACGGTGAACATCGAGGCCATGGCGAATCAGAAGCGGCAGTGGTATCAACTCCATTCCAAGGCTCTG GATCAGAAGCAATTTAAGGAACCGGCATCACTGTTTGAACATTTTTTTGTAGTTGGACTTCATTCTTATGCAAATGTGACAGTCATTGAGGATGCTTTTGCAAAAAAGAAAGCTGTTGATATTAGACAAGATCAGTATCATGGACCAATACCAACCATGGAACCACAG ATTCTTTTCCAATATCCACCTGGAAAGGGAGTGGAAATCAGGGAGGCCGATTTGCCCTCTTTCTGTTTTCCTGAAGGCGTAAAG GCTCACTTAGTAGAGAGGACTCCTTCCATGAGTGATCTAAATGAAGTGATATTTGGGCAG GAACATCTGTGTCGAGATGATCTGTCCTTTATCTTCTCCCTAAAG GTATCAGACAATGCACCACTCTATGGTGTTTGCCTTCATGTCCAGGAAATTGTTCAAAGAGCTCCTGGTATACTAGGAGCAGTCTCACCCTTGAACCAGACTTCCTACAAGCCAAGCCGTTTCTTGGTTTCTGCACCGCGTTGTTATTGTTTACTTACAAGGGTACCCTTTTTTGAGCTACATTATGCGATGTTAAACAG CATAATTGCACAGGAGAGGCTTGACAGGATAACACAGTTTGCCAGTGAAATTGCTCTGGCAGAGCCTGTCCCTCGCTCCTTGAAAGAACAAGATCTATTTAAAGCGGATTTTGAATCTTCAAATGGGCTTTTGTACAGTGACTGGATGGAGTATGCTGTGCCTGTCAACAGTATATCAGGTATTGTTTCTTCATCGAGGCTTACATCAGAAAGAGACGCCGCTTCCTATTTATTCAGGAGTTGGGAACCTAATTCTCCTGAAAGTATATCGGCTAGTGAGACTTCAGATTCTAGTTACGCAAAAGAATTTGAGAAGGAAGGAAGACATAGTTTCCAACAATTCGAAGACTGTATATCAGAGAATACGGAATCCCGTTGTGATAGCTTTGGAAGTGCAAGTAGTACTTATGAGAATGGACATATGTCCCCAGATCTTCTGTCCACTGATTCTCTTATGTCTAGAAGATTAGGACGCACACAGAGCATGGAGTCTTTGCAGAG TTCAGTCAAATGTGCTGggtcagatgaagaagaggatgaagtAAACATGAAGAATGAAACTATTGTTGATGATTACAAAGTTATGGGATGGGCCAAG GCACACAATAACGAATCTCTACAAATTGTTTGTGGTTACCATGCCCTTCCTGTGCCACCTCGTGGAGGAGAAATTGTCTTCCAACCTCTCGAACATCTCCAGCCTGTTAAATACTCCCGGCCCGGCTTATCATTATTGGGGTTAGGAGACACAAATCTGGACAATGATTTGACTTCGCCAGAAACAAATGTG GTCGTTGTCAATGCCTGCTTGGTTGCTGCAGAAGAAGCTCTTGCATTATCAGTATGGACTATGGCTACAGTTTGTCGTGCTTTATCCCTGGAAAGT ATGCTAGCATTATTAACTGGAGTTCTGCTGGAGAAGCAAATAGTAGTAATATGCCCAAATCTG GGTGTAGTGTCAGCTATCGTTTTGTCGGTTATACCAATGATAAGGCCATTCCAGTGGCAAAGTTTGCTGCTCCCT GTTCTACCAAGAAAATTGATTGATTTCATTGATGCCCCTGTCCCTTTTATT GTTGTCACTATTAGCCAAACTTTCAGGGATTATATATGTTTTCTTCTACAGGCTGGTATCCAATATAAACCCCCTGATATCAAGATGAAAGCGTCCAGTCTTGTCAGAGTCAATGTACAGAAAGATCAG GTCAAGGGAAATTTATTGCCTCAACTTCCGCGTTACAAGGAGCTTATTTCAGATCTCAGTCCaattcatgctagactttcatgtGAGAATGCTCTGGCCAAGAAACATCCTATTTATAAATGCAATGAAGTTCAG GCTAAGGCATCCTGGCAGTTCTTTAATGTTCTGAGAACCTACTTGGAGTCACTTTGTTCCGACTTGCGCTATCATACCATCACCAATGTACAGTCGGATAATGACAGG GTCTCTTTGCTTCTGAAGGACAGTTTTATTGATTCCTTCCCCTCAAAGGAACGACCATTCATGAAG CTCTTCGTGGAGACACAGATGTTCTCTGTTCTTTCAGATTCACGTCTTTCCAcatttgaaaacgagcacacacaaGTCTTTGTTTCAGCTGGAGATCAAAACAAGTAA
- the LOC127296682 gene encoding uncharacterized protein isoform X1: protein MALSGGPASAAPLSHGQAAEAELFEDAVEGSPTASAPPVPWRDGEAAAVVSSSPPSVSIPQGDVAAEEEAYESPSASGHPAINGAEEESPSVSELRDGLGRLGVGSVSPPGQRARGTEEGNSTAPSGAASPGMEDSKPRSASAPPSPGPPGASSSSSSPVPQIRQHARHVRTSSFQRFRQQMQRAWKWGPVGGAERSPREHLLRTTVNIEAMANQKRQWYQLHSKALDQKQFKEPASLFEHFFVVGLHSYANVTVIEDAFAKKKAVDIRQDQYHGPIPTMEPQILFQYPPGKGVEIREADLPSFCFPEGVKAHLVERTPSMSDLNEVIFGQVKFGFSRIWQPLATVEHLCRDDLSFIFSLKVSDNAPLYGVCLHVQEIVQRAPGILGAVSPLNQTSYKPSRFLVSAPRCYCLLTRVPFFELHYAMLNSIIAQERLDRITQFASEIALAEPVPRSLKEQDLFKADFESSNGLLYSDWMEYAVPVNSISGIVSSSRLTSERDAASYLFRSWEPNSPESISASETSDSSYAKEFEKEGRHSFQQFEDCISENTESRCDSFGSASSTYENGHMSPDLLSTDSLMSRRLGRTQSMESLQSSVKCAGSDEEEDEVNMKNETIVDDYKVMGWAKAHNNESLQIVCGYHALPVPPRGGEIVFQPLEHLQPVKYSRPGLSLLGLGDTNLDNDLTSPETNVVVVNACLVAAEEALALSVWTMATVCRALSLESMLALLTGVLLEKQIVVICPNLGVVSAIVLSVIPMIRPFQWQSLLLPVLPRKLIDFIDAPVPFIVVTISQTFRDYICFLLQAGIQYKPPDIKMKASSLVRVNVQKDQVKGNLLPQLPRYKELISDLSPIHARLSCENALAKKHPIYKCNEVQAKASWQFFNVLRTYLESLCSDLRYHTITNVQSDNDRVSLLLKDSFIDSFPSKERPFMKLFVETQMFSVLSDSRLSTFENEHTQVFVSAGDQNK from the exons ATGGCGCTCTCCGGCGGCCCCGCCTCGGCGGCGCCGCTGTCCCACGGgcaggcggcggaggcggagctgTTTGAGGATGCGGTGGAGGGGTCGCCGACCGCCTCGGCGCCGCCAGTACCATGGCGCGATGGCGAGGCTGCAGCGGTGGtctcgtcgtcgccgccgtcaGTGTCGATACCGCAGGGCGACGTCGCGGCTGAAGAGGAAGCCTACGAGTCACCCTCGGCGTCAGGACATCCGGCAATTAACGGGGCGGAGGAGGAGTCGCCTTCGGTTTCTGAATTGCGAGACGGGCTGGGCAGACTGGGCGTGGGAAGCGTCTCTCCGCCGGGCCAGCGCGCGAGGGGCACGGAGGAGGGGAATTCGACGGCCCCCTCGGGGGCAGCATCCCCGGGGATGGAGGATTCGAAGCCCAGGTCCGCGTCAGCGCCGCCTTCGCCCGGGCCGCCgggtgcgtcgtcgtcgtcgtcgtcgcccgtGCCGCAGATTAGGCAGCACGCGCGGCACGTGCGGACCAGCAGCTTCCAGCGGTTCCGGCAGCAGATGCAGCGCGCCTGGAAGTGGGGGCCAGTTGGAGGTGCTGAGAGGAGCCCCAGGGAGCACTTGCTGCGGACCACGGTGAACATCGAGGCCATGGCGAATCAGAAGCGGCAGTGGTATCAACTCCATTCCAAGGCTCTG GATCAGAAGCAATTTAAGGAACCGGCATCACTGTTTGAACATTTTTTTGTAGTTGGACTTCATTCTTATGCAAATGTGACAGTCATTGAGGATGCTTTTGCAAAAAAGAAAGCTGTTGATATTAGACAAGATCAGTATCATGGACCAATACCAACCATGGAACCACAG ATTCTTTTCCAATATCCACCTGGAAAGGGAGTGGAAATCAGGGAGGCCGATTTGCCCTCTTTCTGTTTTCCTGAAGGCGTAAAG GCTCACTTAGTAGAGAGGACTCCTTCCATGAGTGATCTAAATGAAGTGATATTTGGGCAGGTGAAATTTGGTTTTAGCAGGATATGGCAACCTCTTGCTACTGTG GAACATCTGTGTCGAGATGATCTGTCCTTTATCTTCTCCCTAAAG GTATCAGACAATGCACCACTCTATGGTGTTTGCCTTCATGTCCAGGAAATTGTTCAAAGAGCTCCTGGTATACTAGGAGCAGTCTCACCCTTGAACCAGACTTCCTACAAGCCAAGCCGTTTCTTGGTTTCTGCACCGCGTTGTTATTGTTTACTTACAAGGGTACCCTTTTTTGAGCTACATTATGCGATGTTAAACAG CATAATTGCACAGGAGAGGCTTGACAGGATAACACAGTTTGCCAGTGAAATTGCTCTGGCAGAGCCTGTCCCTCGCTCCTTGAAAGAACAAGATCTATTTAAAGCGGATTTTGAATCTTCAAATGGGCTTTTGTACAGTGACTGGATGGAGTATGCTGTGCCTGTCAACAGTATATCAGGTATTGTTTCTTCATCGAGGCTTACATCAGAAAGAGACGCCGCTTCCTATTTATTCAGGAGTTGGGAACCTAATTCTCCTGAAAGTATATCGGCTAGTGAGACTTCAGATTCTAGTTACGCAAAAGAATTTGAGAAGGAAGGAAGACATAGTTTCCAACAATTCGAAGACTGTATATCAGAGAATACGGAATCCCGTTGTGATAGCTTTGGAAGTGCAAGTAGTACTTATGAGAATGGACATATGTCCCCAGATCTTCTGTCCACTGATTCTCTTATGTCTAGAAGATTAGGACGCACACAGAGCATGGAGTCTTTGCAGAG TTCAGTCAAATGTGCTGggtcagatgaagaagaggatgaagtAAACATGAAGAATGAAACTATTGTTGATGATTACAAAGTTATGGGATGGGCCAAG GCACACAATAACGAATCTCTACAAATTGTTTGTGGTTACCATGCCCTTCCTGTGCCACCTCGTGGAGGAGAAATTGTCTTCCAACCTCTCGAACATCTCCAGCCTGTTAAATACTCCCGGCCCGGCTTATCATTATTGGGGTTAGGAGACACAAATCTGGACAATGATTTGACTTCGCCAGAAACAAATGTG GTCGTTGTCAATGCCTGCTTGGTTGCTGCAGAAGAAGCTCTTGCATTATCAGTATGGACTATGGCTACAGTTTGTCGTGCTTTATCCCTGGAAAGT ATGCTAGCATTATTAACTGGAGTTCTGCTGGAGAAGCAAATAGTAGTAATATGCCCAAATCTG GGTGTAGTGTCAGCTATCGTTTTGTCGGTTATACCAATGATAAGGCCATTCCAGTGGCAAAGTTTGCTGCTCCCT GTTCTACCAAGAAAATTGATTGATTTCATTGATGCCCCTGTCCCTTTTATT GTTGTCACTATTAGCCAAACTTTCAGGGATTATATATGTTTTCTTCTACAGGCTGGTATCCAATATAAACCCCCTGATATCAAGATGAAAGCGTCCAGTCTTGTCAGAGTCAATGTACAGAAAGATCAG GTCAAGGGAAATTTATTGCCTCAACTTCCGCGTTACAAGGAGCTTATTTCAGATCTCAGTCCaattcatgctagactttcatgtGAGAATGCTCTGGCCAAGAAACATCCTATTTATAAATGCAATGAAGTTCAG GCTAAGGCATCCTGGCAGTTCTTTAATGTTCTGAGAACCTACTTGGAGTCACTTTGTTCCGACTTGCGCTATCATACCATCACCAATGTACAGTCGGATAATGACAGG GTCTCTTTGCTTCTGAAGGACAGTTTTATTGATTCCTTCCCCTCAAAGGAACGACCATTCATGAAG CTCTTCGTGGAGACACAGATGTTCTCTGTTCTTTCAGATTCACGTCTTTCCAcatttgaaaacgagcacacacaaGTCTTTGTTTCAGCTGGAGATCAAAACAAGTAA